TCCGACCTCGCCGGACGATTGCGTGGAACTCGTTTCAGCACGAACCAGAACCAGTTCGGCAGATACAGAATCCAGTTCTTCACGCCCGAACCCGCCGCCAAAGCCGGGTTACGGTAGGCGTCGTAAGTCTTCCAAAGCAGCGTCACGGCGACCACGCAACTCAGAAACCGCAGCGCCGACATATTGAGCGGAATCCAGCACGGCGCAACGAGAATCACCCCAGAGCAGAGCAGCCACGCAATCATCCGGCCGCGTCGAACTACAAAAAGAAAACCCAATGCGGCCGCGTTCTGGGAGATGAATGCAAGCCAAAACCATATCATTTAGAATCTCACACTACATCGGATTTCGTTCAGTTGCGATGTGCCGCGCAACGTCTCTCGGCTCAATTACCGGTCGCCATGTGGAGAAACCACTGGCAGTTAGACGCATACCAAAGGATTGAACATAACACCGATTATCGGGCGATCGCACCACCGATATTACTCCGTGTCGTCGATCAGCGGACGCAAGGCCGGGGTGTCGAGGTCGTCGAACTGGCCTTTATGAACGCTCCAGAAGAACGCCGCAAGCGCGCTGCCGGCCAGCAGGAACGCCACCGGGATCATGATGTACAGAATGCTCATGGCTTGTCCTTCCTTCGCGAAACACCGCCGGCCAATGCGAGGGCGACGACCGTCGCGGAACTGATGGGCATGATGATCGCCGCGACCAGCGGCGTGATCAGGCCCGCCGCGGCGAGGCTCACGGCGATGATGTTGTAGGTCAGCGACACGCGCAGATTGCGGCGGATGTGTCGCATCGTCCGGCGGGCGTCTGCGGTGAGTTCGGCGAGTAACGACAAGCCCGGCCGGGCGGCGTACACGTCGGCGGCCAACAGCGAGGCCTCGGCCCCGCCGGCGACCGCGATACCGACGTCCGCGGCGGCCAACGCCGCCGCGTCGTTCACGCCGTCACCGACCATCACCACACGCTTGCCGGCGTCACGCAACGCCTGCACGTGGTCGGCCTTCTCCTCGGGCGTCACGCCGCCACGGCTGCGGTCGATGCCGAGCCGTCGCGCGGTCG
The sequence above is drawn from the Planctomycetota bacterium genome and encodes:
- the ccoS gene encoding cbb3-type cytochrome oxidase assembly protein CcoS, yielding MSILYIMIPVAFLLAGSALAAFFWSVHKGQFDDLDTPALRPLIDDTE